From the Corythoichthys intestinalis isolate RoL2023-P3 chromosome 13, ASM3026506v1, whole genome shotgun sequence genome, one window contains:
- the ada2b gene encoding adenosine deaminase 2-A has translation MGASLLHAAVTLLWLAATTGFLDPTRRDQLMRQEASRQTGGGVALTPAEQRLDNRLHRMKVHEMEAKPFPPSIHFFKAKKLIRDSPIFKLLQDMPKGGALHIHSSSLVSAEWLVKNATYRPNCYVCFTWDNSVRFVFSQQQPYPRWDCFYWQLLSTLRAKVADQSAFDASLLKYLTLVTDDPDGEYPNQDVVWDKFEKTFIAAEGLISHAPVMKDYLLEGLSELHRDNVMYLELRSQLARTYELDGTIHDRIWTLRIFQDVTRKFVADHPDFVGARMILSVHRASSASKVKAAVEEALALRREFPDVVAGFDLVGREDRGSPLWYFRDALSLPARRGLDLPYFFHAGETDKEGTETDQNVLDALLFNASRIGHGYALAHHPLAKEISRLGQVAVEVCPISNQVLKLVSDLRNHPAAVLMSEGHPLVISSDDPSMLGTTGLSYDFYQAFVGIGGLRANVGTLKELALNSIRFSSLPPNLKDAAKVVWQKKWDSFVSAHS, from the exons ATGGGTGCCTCCCTGCTTCATGCGGCGGTAACCCTCCTATGGTTGGCAGCCACAACGGGGTTCCTCGACCCCACCCGGCGGGACCAGCTGATGCGCCAAGAGGCATCCAGACAAACAGGCGGCGGCGTGGCACTCACGCCGGCCGAGCAGCGACTGGACAACAGGCTTCACCGGATGAAAGTGCACGAGATGGAAGCCAAGCCCTTCCCGCCCTCTATCCACTTCTTCAAAGCTAAGAAGCTGATACGTGACAGCCCCATCTTCAAACTGTTGCAAGACATGCCCAAAG GCGGCGCCCTGCACATTCACAGCTCGTCGCTAGTCAGCGCCGAGTGGCTGGTGAAGAACGCCACGTACCGGCCTAACTGCTACGTATGCTTCACGTGGGACAACTCTGTACGCTTCgtcttctctcagcagcagccgTACCCGCGCTGGGACTGCTTCTACTGGCAGCTCCTCAGCACGCTTCGGGCCAAGGTGGCCGACCAGAGCGCCTTCGACGCAAG CTTGTTAAAGTATCTCACGTTGGTCACCGACGACCCGGACGGAGAATACCCGAACCAGGACGTTGTGTGGGACAAGTTTGAGAAGACCTTTATTGCCGCGGAGGGCCTAATTAGCCACGCTCCTGTCATGAAGGATTACCTTCTAGAAGGTCTGAGCGAGCTGCACCGGGACAACGTCATGTATTTGGAGTTGCGCAGCCAACTAGCCAGA ACGTACGAACTAGACGGCACCATCCACGACAGGATTTGGACGCTCAGGATTTTTCAAGATGTCACCAGGAAGTTCGTAGCCGATCATCCGGATTTCGTGGGCGCTCGTATGATCCTCTCCGTGCACCG GGCATCGAGCGCGTCTAAAGTGAAGGCAGCTGTAGAGGAGGCCTTGGCACTGCGGCGGGAATTCCCTGACGTAGTGGCGGGATTCGACTTG gtCGGCAGGGAGGATCGCGGCAGTCCGCTTTGGTACTTCCGAGACGCGCTCTCGCTGCCCGCCCGGCGGGGCCTTGACCTGCCGTACTTTTTTCACGCGGGAGAAACAG ACAAAGAGGGCACAGAGACTGATCAGAACGTTTTAGATGCGCTCCTGTTCAACGCCAGCCGTATCGGGCACGgctacgcgctggcacaccaccCGCTAGCTAAAGAAATCTCCAGGCTCGGGCAGGTGGCAGTGGAGGTCTGCCCCATCTCTAACCAG GTCCTGAAGCTTGTGTCAGACCTGCGTAACCACCCGGCGGCGGTGTTGATGTCAGAGGGCCACCCATTGGTGATCAGCTCAGATGATCCGTCTATGTTGGGCACGACGGGCTTGTCTTACGACTTCTACCAGGCCTTCGTGGGCATCGGCGGCCTAAGGGCCAACGTGGGGACGCTGAAGGAACTGGCGCTCAACTCCATCAG GTTCAGTTCGCTGCCGCCGAACCTCAAAGACGCGGCGAAAGTTGTTTGGCAGAAGAAATGGGACTCCTTTGTTTCGGCTCATTCTTGA